In the genome of Populus trichocarpa isolate Nisqually-1 chromosome 6, P.trichocarpa_v4.1, whole genome shotgun sequence, one region contains:
- the LOC7471593 gene encoding photosystem I reaction center subunit psaK, chloroplastic, giving the protein MAATTMMTATALPQFSGLRPSAAPVKSLAAVQPTRRKGNGALGARMDFIGSPTNLIMVTSTSLMLFAGRFGLAPSANRKATAGLKLEVRDSGLQTGDPAGFTLADTLACGSVGHIIGVGVVLGLKNIGAL; this is encoded by the exons ATGGCAGCCACTACCATGATGACTGCTACTGCTCTCCCACAATTCAGTGGCCTGAGACCCTCAGCTGCCCCCGTAAAATCCCTG GCAGCTGTTCAGCCTACAAGGCGAAAGGGAAATGGAGCCCTGGGTGCTCGTATGGATTTCATTGGTTCGCCCACAAATTTG ATAATGGTGACTAGCACAAGCCTCATGCTATTTGCTGGGAGATTTGGGTTAGCCCCATCAGCAAACAGGAAGGCAACTGCAGGATTGAAGCTTGAAGTGAGGGACTCGGGCTTACAAACTGGCGATCCAGCTGGTTTCACTCTTGCTGATACCTTGGCATGTGGGTCTGTTGGTCACATAATTGGTGTTGGAGTTGTTCTTGGTCTTAAGAACATTGGTGCATTGTAA
- the LOC7468636 gene encoding uncharacterized protein LOC7468636, with the protein MLLRSTSTPVLRTLVCQSSTSRPVSMCLQRTASEADIKPLYLTRERMFSKRSFMSPVLKEKEEMSVCIEAVEEEEMVCAGGGSGGICGSGGGGGGSWDSGHQPYESDHESMNLYYQNMIKAYPGDALLLANYAKFLKEVRGDVVKAEEFCEKAILANGRDDGNVLSMYGDLIWNNHKDSNRAQAYFDQAVKSSPDDCYVLASYAHFLWDAGEEDGDEEEETKQNEIQCDSLPTYKQIYNLPQGFPPLAAAS; encoded by the exons atgcttCTTAGAAGTACTTCTACACCGGTATTAAGGACACTTGTCTGCCAGTCATCAACAAGCCGGCCAGTGTCCATGTGCCTTCAAAGAACAGCATCAGAGGCTGATATTAAGCCACTCTACTTGACCAGAGAGAGAATGTTCTCTAAACGTTCTTTCATGTCACCAGTCcttaaggaaaaagaagaaatgagcGTTTGCATAGAAGCAGTCGAGGAGGAGGAGATGGTCTGTGCAGGGGGTGGAAGTGGTGGTATTTGTggcagtggtggtggtggtggtgggagCTGGGACTCGGGTCATCAGCCTTATGAAAGTGATCATGAGAGCATGAATCTTTATTACCAGAACATGATCAAGGCCTATCCTGGTGATGCTCTTCTTCTTGCAAACTACGCTAAATTCTTGAAAGAG GTACGAGGTGATGTTGTGAAGGCAGAGGAGTTCTGTGAGAAAGCAATTCTGGCAAATGGAAGAGATGATGGGAATGTTTTGTCAATGTACGGAGATCTAATATGGAATAACCACAAGGACAGTAATCGTGCTCAGGCCTACTTTGATCAAGCTGTCAAGTCCTCTCCCGATGACtg TTATGTGCTTGCTTCTTATGCTCACTTCCTCTGGGATGCTGGTGAAGAAGAtggtgatgaagaagaagagaccAAGCAGAATGAAATTCAATGTGATAGTTTGCCAACATATAAACAGATATACAATCTTCCTCAAGGATTCCCTCCTTTGGCTGCTGCTTCTTAA
- the LOC7471592 gene encoding EIN3-binding F-box protein 1, whose protein sequence is MSKVFGFAGENDFCPGGPIYTNHKEQNLFLSIGRPVDVYFPSRKRSRISAPFVFTEERFEQKKQASIEFLPDECLFEIFRRLPGGDERGACACVSKRWLSLLSNICKDELCSQNESAKKNTQVKSEVEDEEIEGDGYLSRSLEGKKATDIRLAAIAVGTASRGGLGKLFIRGSNSSQGVTKVGLRAIARGCPSLKVLSLWNLPSVGDEGLSEIANGCHKLEKLDLSQCPAITDKGLLAIAKSCPNLTDLVIESCTNIGNEGLQAVGQHCTNLKSISIKNCPAIGDQGIAALVSSATNVLTKVKLQALNITDVSLAVVGHYGKAVTDLFLTSLSNVSERGFWVMGNGQGLQKLKSMTVASCVGLTDTGLEAVGKGCPNLKQFNLHKCSFLSDNGLVSFAKSAVSLESLLLEECHRITQFGFFGSLLNCGANLKAASLVNCFGIKDLKLDLPELSPCKSLRSLSIRNCPGFGDGSLALLGKLCPQLQNVELSGLQGVTDAGFLPVLENCEAGLVKVNLSGCVNLSDKVVSVMTEQHGWTLEVLNLDGCRRITDASLVAIAENCFLLSDLDVSKCATTDSGIAAMARSNQLNLQVLSMSGCSMISDKSLLALIKLGRTLLGLNLQHCNAISSSTVDVLVERLWRCDILS, encoded by the exons ATGTCTAAGGTCTTTGGATTTGCTG GTGAAAATGATTTTTGCCCTGGGGGGCCAATTTACACAAACCATAAGGAGCAGAACCTCTTTTTGTCTATCGGCCGTCCTGTGGACGTGTACTTTCCTTCACGCAAGAGGTCTCGCATCAGTGCTCCATTTGTCTTCACTGAAGAGAGATTCGAGCAGAAAAAGCAAGCTTCTATTGAATTTTTGCCAGATGAATGCCTCTTTGAAATCTTCAGACGTTTGCCTGGAGGCGATGAGAGAGGTGCCTGTGCATGTGTTTCAAAGCGTTGGCTTAGTCTTCTAAGCAATATCTGCAAGGATGAGCTTTGCAGCCAGAACGAATCAGCTAAAAAGAACACTCAAGTGAAAAGTGAGGTTGAAGATGAGGAAATCGAGGGTGATGGATATCTGTCCAGGAGCCTGGAGGGGAAAAAGGCCACAGATATTAGACTTGCAGCCATTGCTGTTGGAACTGCTAGTCGGGGAGGATTGGGCAAGCTTTTTATCCGTGGAAGCAATTCCAGTCAAGGAGTGACAAAGGTAGGCCTGAGAGCAATTGCTCGTGGATGCCCATCTCTGAAGGTTCTTTCCCTGTGGAATTTGCCGTCTGTTGGGGATGAAGGTCTATCAGAGATTGCAAATGGCTGTCACAAGCTGGAGAAGCTAGATCTTTCCCAATGCCCTGCAATTACTGACAAGGGTTTGCTTGCAATCGCAAAGAGCTGCCCCAATCTGACTGATCTAGTGATAGAATCTTGCACAAACATTGGTAATGAAGGTCTGCAAGCTGTTGGCCAACATTGCACCAATCTGAAGtccatttcaattaaaaactgcCCAGCTATTGGGGATCAAGGAATTGCAGCCCTAGTATCTTCCGCCACAAATGTTTTGACAAAGGTGAAGCTCCAAGCTTTGAACATCACTGATGTGTCCCTGGCTGTTGTTGGACACTATGGCAAGGCAGTAACTGATCTTTTTCTGACAAGCCTCTCAAATGTCAGCGAGAGGGGTTTTTGGGTCATGGGTAATGGCCAAGGGTTGCAGAAGTTGAAGTCCATGACAGTTGCATCCTGTGTGGGATTGACAGATACTGGACTTGAAGCTGTGGGAAAGGGTTGCCCAAATTTGAAACAGTTCAACCTCCACAAGTGTTCCTTCTTATCTGACAATGGACTCGTCTCATTTGCAAAATCTGCAGTGTCACTCGAGAGCCTGCTTTTAGAGGAGTGCCACAGGATCACCCAATTTGGGTTTTTTGGTTCCCTTTTAAACTGTGGTGCAAATCTGAAGGCTGCTTCTCTCGTGAACTGCTTTGGGATTAAGGACTTAAAGCTAGACTTGCCTGAGCTGTCTCCTTGCAAATCCCTGCGATCATTGTCCATCCGCAACTGCCCTGGTTTTGGTGATGGTAGTCTTGCTTTGTTGGGTAAGTTGTGCCCGCAACTGCAGAATGTGGAATTGAGTGGGCTTCAGGGAGTAACTGATGCTGGGTTTCTCCCAGTGCTTGAGAACTGTGAGGCTGGCCTGGTGAAGGTTAACCTCAGTGGTTGTGTCAATTTGTCCGACAAAGTGGTGTCAGTGATGACTGAGCAGCATGGTTGGACTCTTGAAGTGCTAAATCTTGATGGATGCAGGAGGATAACCGATGCAAGTTTGGTGGCAATAGCAGAAAACTGTTTCTTGCTATCTGACCTTGATGTCTCAAAGTGTGCAACCACTGATTCTGGTATTGCAGCCATGGCTCGCTCAAACCAGCTCAATCTGCAGGTCCTCTCTATGTCAGGTTGCTCTATGATATCAGATAAGAGCTTACTTGCCCTCATAAAACTGGGCCGGACCCTCTTGGGGTTGAATCTCCAGCACTGCAATGCTATTAGCAGCAGCACTGTTGATGTGCTTGTGGAGAGGTTATGGAGGTGCGATATTCTTTCCTAA